The Agarilytica rhodophyticola genome has a window encoding:
- the ahcY gene encoding adenosylhomocysteinase translates to MNAVVKALENFTDFKVAAKTQEQFESDAAWGRREIEIAEGEMPALMALRKKYKDSQPLADARIMGCIHMTIQTAVLIETLVELGAEVRWSSCNIFSTQDHAAAAIAAAGIPVFAWKGETEEEFDWCIEQTILLDGKPWNANIILDDGGDLTAMVHDKYPAMLDSIHGISEETTTGVHRLLEMLEEGKLKVPAINVNDAVTKSKNDNKYGCRHSLNDAIKRGTDHLLSGKKALVVGYGDVGKGSAASLRQEGMIVKVTEIDPICAMQACMDGFEVVSPYNDGNNTGKLEDVNTALLQNTDLIVTTTGNVNVCDSAMLQALKKSAVVCNIGHFDNEIDTAYMRENWKWEEVKPQVHKIYRNEDDKSDHLILLSEGRLVNLGNATGHPSRIMDGSFANQVLAQIYLYESKFADLPADKKQDALYVKVLPKKLDEEVAKDMVEGFGGVLTKLTPTQAKYINVEVEGPFKPESYKY, encoded by the coding sequence ATGAACGCCGTTGTTAAAGCATTAGAAAATTTTACCGATTTTAAAGTTGCAGCAAAAACGCAAGAACAATTTGAAAGTGATGCTGCATGGGGTCGCCGTGAAATTGAAATTGCTGAAGGTGAAATGCCAGCATTAATGGCATTACGTAAAAAATATAAAGACTCTCAACCTCTTGCCGATGCACGTATTATGGGTTGCATCCATATGACAATCCAAACCGCTGTTCTAATTGAAACATTAGTAGAGCTAGGTGCAGAAGTGCGCTGGTCATCGTGTAATATTTTCTCTACACAAGATCATGCCGCTGCCGCTATAGCTGCAGCAGGTATTCCTGTTTTTGCATGGAAAGGCGAAACCGAAGAAGAATTCGACTGGTGTATTGAGCAAACTATTTTATTAGATGGCAAACCCTGGAACGCTAATATCATCCTTGATGATGGTGGCGATCTTACCGCAATGGTACATGATAAGTACCCAGCCATGCTCGATAGTATTCATGGAATTTCCGAAGAAACCACAACAGGTGTACATCGCTTGTTAGAAATGCTCGAGGAAGGCAAGTTAAAAGTACCTGCTATCAATGTTAACGATGCTGTTACCAAATCAAAAAATGATAACAAATACGGCTGCCGTCACAGCTTGAACGATGCAATAAAGCGCGGCACCGATCACTTGCTATCAGGTAAAAAAGCCTTGGTTGTGGGCTATGGTGATGTCGGTAAAGGTTCTGCTGCATCTCTACGCCAAGAAGGCATGATCGTAAAAGTAACTGAAATTGATCCTATCTGTGCCATGCAAGCTTGTATGGATGGATTCGAAGTAGTATCCCCCTATAACGACGGCAACAATACTGGCAAATTGGAAGATGTTAATACTGCTCTTCTACAAAACACCGATTTAATTGTTACCACTACAGGTAATGTTAACGTGTGTGATTCAGCAATGTTACAAGCCCTTAAGAAAAGTGCGGTGGTATGTAATATTGGTCACTTCGACAATGAAATCGACACGGCTTACATGCGTGAAAACTGGAAGTGGGAAGAAGTTAAGCCTCAAGTGCATAAAATTTATCGTAACGAAGACGATAAAAGTGATCACTTAATTTTACTTTCTGAAGGTCGCTTAGTGAATCTAGGTAATGCGACAGGCCATCCATCTCGCATTATGGATGGATCTTTTGCCAACCAAGTACTCGCTCAAATCTACCTTTACGAAAGTAAATTTGCCGATTTGCCCGCTGACAAAAAGCAAGATGCCCTTTATGTAAAAGTGCTCCCTAAAAAGCTTGATGAAGAAGTGGCAAAAGACATGGTAGAAGGCTTCGGTGGTGTATTAACCAAGCTCACTCCAACACAAGCAAAATATATTAATGTAGAAGTTGAGGGCCCTTTCAAGCCTGAGTCTTACAAATACTAA
- the metK gene encoding methionine adenosyltransferase, whose translation MSEYTTFTSESVSEGHPDKMADQISDAILDSILKDDRNSRVAVETMVKTGMVVVAGEVRTSTYVDLEDLIRDVVLNIGYNSSDVGFDGASCAVLNAIGKQSADIAVGVDEAADKEMGAGDQGLMFGYATNETDVLMPAPIYYSHRLVEKQAELRKNGTHQWSRPDAKSQITLRYEDGKPVAIDAVVLSVQHNPDVSQGQIREAVMEEIIKPVLPEQWLHADTKYHINPTGQFIIGGPVGDCGLTGRKIIVDTYGGMARHGGGAFSGKDPSKVDRSAAYAGRYVAKNIVAAGLADRCEIQVSYAIGVAEPTSISINTFGTGKVSDDKIIALVKENFDLRPRGIIEMLDLLKPIYQQTAAYGHFGREQFGFTWEKTDKADALKAAL comes from the coding sequence ATGTCTGAATATACTACGTTTACATCTGAATCTGTTTCAGAAGGTCATCCAGATAAAATGGCGGATCAAATCTCCGATGCCATACTCGATTCTATTTTGAAAGACGATCGCAATTCACGCGTTGCTGTTGAGACTATGGTAAAAACAGGCATGGTTGTGGTTGCCGGTGAAGTGAGAACATCTACTTATGTTGACCTAGAAGACCTGATCCGCGATGTGGTCTTAAATATTGGCTACAATTCAAGTGACGTAGGATTTGATGGTGCATCTTGTGCGGTATTAAATGCAATTGGTAAACAATCTGCAGATATCGCTGTAGGCGTTGACGAAGCAGCCGACAAAGAAATGGGCGCCGGTGACCAAGGTTTAATGTTTGGTTATGCAACGAATGAGACTGATGTATTAATGCCTGCCCCTATTTATTACTCCCATCGCCTTGTAGAAAAACAAGCCGAGCTTCGCAAAAATGGCACACATCAATGGTCGCGGCCAGATGCAAAAAGCCAAATCACATTGCGCTATGAAGATGGTAAGCCCGTCGCTATCGACGCTGTTGTCTTATCTGTACAACACAATCCAGATGTATCACAAGGTCAAATTCGCGAAGCAGTAATGGAAGAAATCATTAAACCTGTACTGCCGGAACAGTGGTTGCACGCCGATACTAAATACCATATCAACCCAACAGGACAATTTATTATAGGCGGCCCTGTAGGCGATTGCGGTTTAACAGGCCGAAAAATTATTGTTGATACTTATGGCGGCATGGCACGTCATGGTGGTGGCGCATTTTCTGGAAAAGATCCATCTAAAGTGGATCGTTCAGCTGCATATGCCGGCCGTTATGTAGCAAAAAATATTGTTGCCGCAGGCCTGGCTGATCGCTGCGAAATACAAGTATCTTATGCCATCGGTGTCGCAGAGCCAACGTCTATTTCTATTAATACTTTCGGCACAGGAAAAGTAAGCGATGACAAAATCATTGCACTTGTTAAAGAGAATTTTGACCTTCGTCCGAGGGGAATTATTGAAATGCTGGACTTACTTAAACCAATTTACCAGCAGACTGCAGCCTATGGACATTTTGGACGTGAGCAATTTGGATTCACTTGGGAAAAAACAGATAAGGCAGACGCATTAAAAGCAGCCCTTTAA
- a CDS encoding ArsR/SmtB family transcription factor: MSNLQTQESHPIQDFSQLLKAAGDILRLDILCALAKGSFGVLELCTVFDIKQSGMSHHLKVLANANLVVTRKEGNSIFYQRATVKPEDPAAEIKSAIFQSIDKVELADNVKANLQKIYQQRSQASNAFFSENSERFTQQQDLIAAYDVYGVHVAQMLDSSSLKDFDVALEIGPGAGEFLEVLSDKFKYVSAVDNSSEMLAKATHYCQQKGLSNIHFILDDSGYCRRVEHSLNCIVLNMVLHHIPSPEQTLEDIALGLRKGGIVIICDLCRHDQDWTHNACGDLWLGFEPEDLNAWAKSNQLHQGQSSYFALRNGFQIQIREFIKN; encoded by the coding sequence ATGTCGAATTTACAAACTCAGGAATCACACCCTATACAGGACTTCAGCCAGCTACTTAAGGCTGCTGGAGATATCTTACGGCTGGATATTTTGTGTGCACTGGCAAAGGGCTCTTTTGGTGTACTTGAACTGTGCACTGTTTTCGACATTAAACAGTCTGGTATGAGCCATCACCTAAAAGTATTAGCCAATGCAAATCTCGTGGTAACCAGGAAGGAAGGCAATTCCATTTTTTATCAGCGAGCGACGGTTAAACCAGAAGACCCAGCGGCAGAAATAAAAAGTGCTATATTTCAAAGCATAGATAAAGTTGAGCTAGCTGATAATGTGAAAGCTAATTTACAGAAGATTTATCAACAGCGTTCACAAGCCTCAAATGCATTTTTCTCGGAAAACTCAGAGCGGTTTACACAGCAACAGGATCTTATTGCCGCCTACGATGTATACGGTGTACATGTAGCACAAATGCTCGATAGTTCGAGCCTTAAAGATTTTGATGTGGCATTAGAAATTGGCCCCGGAGCTGGAGAATTTTTAGAAGTATTATCGGATAAATTCAAGTATGTTTCGGCAGTTGATAACAGCAGCGAAATGCTTGCCAAGGCGACTCATTACTGCCAACAAAAAGGACTATCGAATATTCACTTTATCTTAGATGATTCCGGATATTGCCGCCGCGTTGAGCACTCACTCAACTGCATTGTTCTTAACATGGTTTTACACCACATTCCATCGCCAGAACAAACGCTCGAAGATATTGCCCTAGGCCTCAGAAAAGGCGGAATTGTCATTATCTGTGACCTTTGCCGTCACGATCAAGATTGGACACACAACGCCTGTGGTGATTTATGGCTTGGATTCGAGCCTGAGGATTTAAACGCCTGGGCTAAGAGCAACCAACTACACCAGGGGCAAAGTAGTTATTTTGCTTTGCGTAATGGCTTCCAAATTCAAATACGCGAATTTATTAAAAACTAA